Proteins encoded in a region of the Takifugu flavidus isolate HTHZ2018 chromosome 8, ASM371156v2, whole genome shotgun sequence genome:
- the LOC130530250 gene encoding uncharacterized protein LOC130530250 isoform X2, which translates to MFTQSLQKRRTAEGLEKVWRSADSLEKVWRRSGDLQTVWRRCGEGLEICRQSGEGVEKVWRRSGDHLVCRQSGEGLEICRQSGEILEIIWSADSLEKVWRSADSLEKVWRRSGDHLVCRQSGEGLEICRQSGEGVEKVWRRSGDHLVCRQSGEGLEICRQSGEGVEIIWSADSLEKVWRSADSLEKVWRSSGLQTVWRRCGDHLVCRQSGEDCGERRTTAGTTTAGPASGGGL; encoded by the exons ATGTTCACACAGTCACTGCAGAAGAGACGGACTGCAGAAggtctggagaaggtctggagatctgcagacagtctggagaaggtgtggagaaggtctggagatctgcagacagtctggagaaggtgtggagaaggtctggagatctgcagacagtctggagaaggtgtggagaaggtctggagaaggtctggagATCATCTGGTCTGCAGAcagtctggagaaggtctggagATCTGCAGACAGTCTGGAGAAATTCTGGAGATCATCTGGTCTGCAGAcagtctggagaaggtctggagATCTGCAGACAGTCTGGAGAAGGTGTGGAGAAGGTCTGGAGATCATCTGGTCTGCAGACAGTCCGGAGAAGGTCTGGAGATCTGCAGACAGTCTGGAGAAGGTGTGGAGAAGGTGTGGAGAAGGTCTGGAGATCATCTGGTCTGCAGAcagtctggagaaggtctggagATCTGTAGACAGTCTGGAGAAGGTGTGGAGATCATCTGGTCTGCAGAcagtctggagaaggtctggagATCTGCAGACAGTCTGGAGAAGGTGTGGAGATCATCTGGTCTGCAGAcagtctggagaag GTGTGGAGATCATCTGGTCTGCAGAcagtctggagaag ACTGTGGAGAAAGAAGGACGACAGCTGGAACCACCACAGCTGGACCAGCCTCTGGTGGTGGGCTGTAA
- the LOC130530250 gene encoding uncharacterized protein LOC130530250 isoform X1, whose amino-acid sequence MFTQSLQKRRTAEGLEKVWRSADSLEKVWRRSGDLQTVWRRCGEGLEICRQSGEGVEKVWRRSGDHLVCRQSGEGLEICRQSGEILEIIWSADSLEKVWRSADSLEKVWRRSGDHLVCRQSGEGLEICRQSGEGVEKVWRRSGDHLVCRQSGEGLEICRQSGEGVEIIWSADSLEKVWRSADSLEKVWRSSGLQTVWRRSGDLQTVWRRCGDHLVCRQSGEDCGERRTTAGTTTAGPASGGGL is encoded by the exons ATGTTCACACAGTCACTGCAGAAGAGACGGACTGCAGAAggtctggagaaggtctggagatctgcagacagtctggagaaggtgtggagaaggtctggagatctgcagacagtctggagaaggtgtggagaaggtctggagatctgcagacagtctggagaaggtgtggagaaggtctggagaaggtctggagATCATCTGGTCTGCAGAcagtctggagaaggtctggagATCTGCAGACAGTCTGGAGAAATTCTGGAGATCATCTGGTCTGCAGAcagtctggagaaggtctggagATCTGCAGACAGTCTGGAGAAGGTGTGGAGAAGGTCTGGAGATCATCTGGTCTGCAGACAGTCCGGAGAAGGTCTGGAGATCTGCAGACAGTCTGGAGAAGGTGTGGAGAAGGTGTGGAGAAGGTCTGGAGATCATCTGGTCTGCAGAcagtctggagaaggtctggagATCTGTAGACAGTCTGGAGAAGGTGTGGAGATCATCTGGTCTGCAGAcagtctggagaaggtctggagATCTGCAGACAGTCTGGAGAAGGTGTGGAGATCATCTGGTCTGCAGAcagtctggagaaggtctggagATCTGCAGACAGTCTGGAGAAGGTGTGGAGATCATCTGGTCTGCAGAcagtctggagaag ACTGTGGAGAAAGAAGGACGACAGCTGGAACCACCACAGCTGGACCAGCCTCTGGTGGTGGGCTGTAA